The Candidatus Nanosynbacter featherlites region TTCAGACATTTTACTATCAATAAATTTGCGCGATTTATCCTTAAACTGCGTCATCCGGCTCATCTCGCCAAACCCAGTGAAACAGTCCAAAATCCACGCCAGCTCGCTGTGCGCCGGAATGCGGCTTTGGCGGTACAGATGAATCGCCTGGTTGTCCAGCGGCAGTCCGGCGGCCGTGTAAATCCGGGCGTTGCTGCGAATGCTGTCATACAATTTACTGTGGTCAATTGGCGTGGTGAAGCTGTGTAGATCGGGGATGAACAGATTGATATCAAAATCAGCCGAGCGGCGCTTCGCCATATCGACAATCGGCAAAATGGCACCAAAATAATTGCCAATGTGAATATCGTTGTTGGCGCGTACGCCAGTGAGGATGACGGGTTTACTCATGGGTCTATTATATCACTTATTCGACGTAAGGTGTTTTACGAAATGTAGCCACAAAAAACGCCTCGGTCAAGGTGCCTGGCATCAGACGTAAGCACCCGCCTAGGTCATGCGTCAGGTCACGGTCGTTCCAGGACTGGACGGCGGGAACGCGATTTGATAGTGGTGCGATGTCGGTTGGCACAAGGCGAGCGTCAGGCTGACGACGCAGTAGCCAGTCGACGACCGCTTCGTTCTCTTCTGGCGCCATGGTACAGGTACTGTAAACAAGCGTGCCGCCAGGTTTTAGCAGCCGCCAAGCCTCGAGGATGAGGCGCTTTTGCAGATCACTCAGTCTCCGGATATGCGCCACCGACCAGCTGTCAAACAACGGAGCATCGCTGGCGTTCAGGCTCATTAAACCTTCGCCAGAACACGGAGCGTCAAGCAGGATTTTATCAAATGCTTCAAGCTGACGGCGGGAGAGATTTCTAGCATCAGCTAGCATATATTCGGCTGAAACATTGAGGCGTTTGAGGTTCGTCTGGAGCTTCATCAGGCGCGGCTTGGAATTGTCATTACAGACCAGATCGGCTTGACCACTGGCTAGGGCTTGTATGTGGCTGGATTTACCGCCGGGCGCAGCGCACAGGTCGAGGACGCGTTCACCCGCCGCAGGTGCAAGTGCTAAC contains the following coding sequences:
- a CDS encoding RsmB/NOP family class I SAM-dependent RNA methyltransferase; protein product: MAKLLLKRSIGTPSETTMAKRKDPAQERQRKRELWINRTMQWSGLSRAEVKTMLAQTRTQSFRLNPLVDGEVAPELLSRQVAWCPDGYEIIPEYLADYQQLADSGHGYIQNAASWLPVLALAPAAGERVLDLCAAPGGKSSHIQALASGQADLVCNDNSKPRLMKLQTNLKRLNVSAEYMLADARNLSRRQLEAFDKILLDAPCSGEGLMSLNASDAPLFDSWSVAHIRRLSDLQKRLILEAWRLLKPGGTLVYSTCTMAPEENEAVVDWLLRRQPDARLVPTDIAPLSNRVPAVQSWNDRDLTHDLGGCLRLMPGTLTEAFFVATFRKTPYVE